The proteins below come from a single Mycolicibacterium sp. TY81 genomic window:
- a CDS encoding helix-turn-helix transcriptional regulator → MPAVLAVLADETRWRILTELGADDLSASALAGRLPVSRQAIAKHLSVLADAGLVEPVKVGREIRYRALGAKLSALGTELETIGRQWDRRLAAIKRIAEGPLAP, encoded by the coding sequence ATGCCGGCGGTGCTGGCGGTGCTCGCCGACGAGACCCGATGGCGCATCCTGACCGAGTTGGGCGCCGACGATCTGTCGGCGAGCGCCCTGGCGGGCAGACTGCCCGTGAGCCGGCAGGCGATCGCCAAGCATTTGTCGGTGCTGGCCGACGCGGGGCTGGTCGAGCCCGTCAAGGTGGGCCGGGAGATTCGCTACCGCGCGCTGGGGGCCAAGCTCAGTGCTTTGGGAACTGAGCTGGAAACCATTGGCAGACAATGGGATCGGCGTCTGGCTGCGATCAAACGGATCGCCGAGGGTCCACTGGCGCCCTAG